The Rhopalosiphum maidis isolate BTI-1 chromosome 2, ASM367621v3, whole genome shotgun sequence genome segment CCATTTTTGGCTAGTTAGTATTACAAGTTCTAAAATTCGGTGGGctgataattagtaatatttattctatacggCACTAATTAAGTAGGTCACAGCAGTGTCTATCAGTTAGGTACTTAGACAAATGTATCCTTATATAACGCATGTGATTATTGTCTATACATTTCATTCAAGGAAACGGCataagtgcatattatatatgtcgaAGCCATGTTCCATATACGAGAACACGTATTCCAAAAACCTATCGTACTGTACCCCACATAAcaactataacaaaatattttgatatgaaATAAAGGGGAGGGCCGTGTTTGTGCCTAAATACCGTATTTGTGCCTATATGCAAAAACCTCGATTGcgcttaattaaattaatatatatacatttaaatgaaaatgtcaaaaaaaagtgtcaaaactttataaaaatgaatagaataataattaactgattttaattataattactaaaaattcgaaacgtaaaataaattatgaaaaataattttgactaaatatatgataaacatAGTAATTTACAGTGGCGTAATCGTTGGAAGATAAAAGGTGGGTACTTACCACTCTTTCTCtcctaatattttttggagGCAGTTATTATTTTGCCTCCTTCCAGATATACCAAAATCAGAAATCTTTAGAACTTcctaaaattaagaaaaaatacaatacatttaatacttataatgtgattatacaaaaaaatatttttttcttcaaattattgcatataatgtgttggtatatttatttcacgtTTCTCATATTGATACTAGTTACATAAAGTTAAtagcttattattttcaccAGAATTAGATTATTGCTTCTTATGTAACCTATTGCCATATACGTCCAATTATATTCGCCCGCAAAACTGCCTAAAAactcgtataatgtataagataGGTACACTTAgatttaccaaataatatttaaacttaataaaatttttaataaaattgtatataatatataaactttatgtatataatagtacaaagtGTCCGCGTTTCGCACTTTTAATGCTCGACCGTATAAAGTGACCTAcaaccaaattattttgtccTCCTATTATACgccattaataaataatttataatatcataaaaaattatattatacaaattattgcttattatgttataaatgtaatttatatactaaaataataaccttaTAATGCCTTAGATAAGCTtgatgtgttaataataataataataattttgttttactataGAGAAATTTTGACGTTAAACGACGGTGGTGAACTCGCTATAGACTGGCTGTATCCAAAATCTAAAGGTCCACAAAGTTTAGTTACTGTAATCATACTTACTGGACTTACAGGCGATAGTCAATCTGAATATGTCAGGGAAACGGTTAATGAGCTATTTGAAAAAGGCTATTGttgtgttgtttttaattacagaGGCCGAGGAGGTGTAAAACTGAAGGTAAAACAAAATGCTAACGCTAATTAAAGTATACGACTTAATTAAtgcatgaaaataatatttatttataaatacatttaattcataaatattatttataggtttttaaaaaactttaaaaaaataacttaaaattaaggccaccaaatatattttatacctaagaATGTATagaattgtttaataacttttaaaatttacttagattctataaatatcacaaaaataatcaatggGGATAAATTTTTTGCTGGAAATATCTTATCACCGAACGTTCCCGtttaatatacctagttaaaatatttatttaataataggtatttatacatttttaaacaattgcttattttctttcttttatttccataaatcaaaattcgagGGTGCTAAAAttacacttattttatacaaattcgaAATTCGTACTTCATTAGTATATCTGATCTGCAAGTTCAGCCAAAATAATGatcataaaactatttattttttatatgtatataatattgtatactcatATTAATTCAAGgctttaatgttataatagttgTCTATACCCAACGCCGAGTAAGCACAGTTACACCACTCACTgcaaatatcaatacaatgtttatttaatagtgattaaactattaaacaaaAGTAGGTACTTAACCTTTCGTAAAAAACGCGATTCATTACGCCCTCTAAGCGACAACTagttatattagtaattaattataaagcaTGAGCCCTTTAAACCGTAATAACGCTAAAAtatctgatattattataccattctCTTCgactaggtataatatattataaagtttacaGTCATTAAACACTGATCGTATTTCGACAGACCGCCCGAACGTACTCGGCGACCAACATCGAAGACCTGACTGAAGTTCTGAAACACATTAAGTCCAAACGACCAAACAGTCCGATTGCCGGCATAGGATTCTCAATGGGAGGGTAACATTGTCGTCGTCACCTTGCCACGGTCACAGTAGTTGTAATACACACTATAACCGAGAACGAACGTACCGAAGGTACCAACAATGTTTGTTTGAGTGACAAAAGAGTTTCCAAAACACTGTtttgatattgatttttttataatggtttGATACCtatgatttttacaaattctGTCGCATGTGCATGTGCTACTTTTTGATCTTGTTGGGACAGTAaaatctgttatttttttttcaagatatCAAGatattttcagaatatttGTTCAATGTATTCTTTGTATTCATATACTATTAACTGTGCttgtatacgatttttttctgcattcagtgtttttttatttggtttactattatacgaaccataataactatataatataggtaatgaaatttaaaaaacctacTTAAAAGTTTTAGTATGTCatttaaaacgtaataaacatttaatcgctcgatttatattgaaagaaaaatatagtataataatagaataaaaaactatCGATTATTGTGTGttttatacttacaattaattatttattataggtatcatCAATTTGGCCATCACTCTTTATCGATTTTtgtatctttaaataataatatctagttACGCTTGTTTTCGGGTCACAcgctttataatttacaatactgaaagttattaaaattgaataaagttACTATAGGGTATGCATaacgtatatacatagtaacaaactatttttagatcttctaatcttttatttagtggatattacttttattattttaactttaactttaaattgaatgagtaataaatagatattgtCGATCtagattacctataatatatagattgattcttttgataataataatcacacaatatatttatgagaACGAAGAGATCagggtaaaatataaaatgttagaattgttaactattaaaaatatcattattttacaatgattgtTGAATAAATGAGCAtttgatttagttttttaacttaaactttaagttaatattatttaaaatagccaAACAAAGTGTGTGTGATTGACGAATTAATgcgttattttttcttaatagaaatattttctgcacgtgtttgatattatattgacaattttttcttaaaccgagtgataaaaaaaattggtttgaaAAAACCCGGCAACCATGTCGATGACTTTTTCTTATTGGTACGTTCTTTCTTGAGCATATTGTGTAGTTAGTAATTTCCACCTTCGCATGAGTTgacatcatcataatattcttattcattatactattttattaatagaacaTTACTgggaacatttttaatgtcatCTGAACAAGAGAAAAACAAACACTTGGTCACAGGAATTCTAATATCAGTTCCATGGAATGTAAAACAAGCTTGTAAAAACGCAGAAAGTTCTTGGTTGATGCGAAAAATGGGCGAAAACTTGTCCCATCATTTACGTAGTGTCGTCGTTAAGTAAGTAATAAGAGAGTAGAACATTAATTGAGAATACGAGGAATATACTGTACCCTTTAATATGGTCTTGAATGTGTATTATGCAAATTAATTGCTACAAATCCTTAATCTATGGCACCTAGATAATATGATGATTAATGAACGTTATTTTAGGAACAAAGATGTCGTTTTCAAACAAGATACTGACGGAGCGTTAGATTACAACATGATTAAACAGGTATGAcactagaaaatattatgtacttattgaTTTAGaattggaagttaataatgttcaatataaaatagtaaactgTAATATTAAGTGTTTAATCACTAagacaatataattatcaagaataaataaacacagtgaaaatatattcaatattataatatgtataatatgatactagtctaacttaaaatattaattttaaaaaagattcTATTTATAGTTGCGTACACTGTTTAGTTTACTAAGttcatacttatattaattgtattcaatattatacagtatattctcatgttaaaatattaattttaacataatgaaagtaatactattaatatcaaaaattaaattattatgttgggTGATGATTGCAGTGTAACACCATCCGGGAGTTCGATACAGCCtataccattaaaatattcaactactccaatgtatatcattattacgaGGACGCAACACTGAGTAACAAACTTCATCTGATCAACGTACCGTGTCTGTGTTTAAGTGCCGCGGACGATCCTTTTCTTTACTTTAGAGGTATaacgtgtacataatatattatatagttaatcaaAATAGAAGGTGCTAATTGTGTTTGTCCTTGTACGCCAAAAATTCGCTCACCGACCATTTATTTGTACCTAAACACTCTTCCAGTACTTCCACCCGATTTTAGTAACTTAAGTTCCCACAACTCTTCTTGaaaatttgtgtaaattattaatttaactaactatatatatatatatatatatataactcatTAACTttacttaaaatcattatgtattatattttataataataatcatggatatctatacagtatactCATATTACATGTAATaggatttgtttttagttttcggctcataaaacaattttttttttatgtgaaacATCTAATGGGGCGATACGGTAGTGAAACTGACTGGCGTGACGACGTCCCACTCATGGCTCGTCGGCTCAATTCGCCGAAGCTCggcaaaaatttaataataataataataataataataattaaaaaaaaaataataacaataaataataataattattataatagtaattttcaacattattacaaaaaaaaaattgttgatgttTTTCTACCTTTCTCTGTCAGTCTGTCTTCGATTGCTTTCTTCTAATTGTAGGTTTTCGGATTTACAGTTTTTACATTTCTTCTTAAACCACTGTTTTTATCACGGAATCATCACATTTTCACCAGATATAACTAGCCTACGTCAATTTTCGTGTTGTAATTTACTCCGAGATATATTATGTGGTCTACTCCAATCACCACTTTGTGGGCTTCACTGCTTCATCACAGGCTACATATCtacctttttaatattttagatttaaggaTTTCTAGCCTTAATTCTTTGTTTTTCTCTAAGCTAAAGCCTCGGGACTCTCGGGTCATATAAGATAATTGCAGGTAACTGGGGGGAGGGTCCAGGGGTCCGGACCccccaaatttttaaaagtagaaatattttagtgataaatatagtttattgactatatattttcaacgtttatatataaaaaaaattttgcctCCCAAACCAaagtcatttatatttaaacttaaggtTTTTAAATACGGTTCCGGATTTTGAAAGGGTATTAACTTCAAAGTagcatttatttaacatttatcttTTTGTTGGCATCTCTGTATTTAGTTCATTGTccctatacatatacataataaaatagaaaataatattttttcctaaaatCATATTCCAAATGTtccaatgatattaataatgaggaaaaaagtaatttacggGTATTTACTACTTATACATCTTTGATGAGACCTgtgtaactatatttatttatttttaagttacccTAGGCAATAATAGggtgatttatatatattcgtttacattatatatgtatttggtacatatgacatattaatacattttattatataataattttattttgtactatcatattaaaattcgaaattattgttacatatttaatattttatattacagacATACCCGTGAACGAAGCCGACAAACATGAAAATTTGGCTATCTTAGTGACTTCTGGCGGTGGTCACGTGGGTTACCTAGATACTTTTTGGCCATTCACGAACAATAACTTTATGTTAAAACTCATTCAACAATATTTCGACGCGATTATGGTAGATaagaattatgaaaaatttgttaatCTTTAAACgatttgtttttctatttattacagtataatatattagtattgtacgtaaattataaaacaatactgtATACGATCGATAATAATCGTTGCGGGTAGGATTAATGTCTTTAAATATTGCTTTTGATTTgaactattttgttatttaaattttaaatcgaaaatGTCACTAAAGCATTTTAagcatagttttaaattaaaaacattttattacttcgttattgttattaataaattaaacggaTCAAGGGTATACATACAATAGGTTATtgaacaaaattcaaaattaataaatta includes the following:
- the LOC113553333 gene encoding protein ABHD1-like, which encodes MDRLLIVKLARNTVLPLAYILTAAAFVIAGYFLALKTQSSMLFCKDGNFKQFLIKKVPVVREKYLPSICGFNGYAHTVLATLFRDIITPTVVYDREILTLNDGGELAIDWLYPKSKGPQSLVTVIILTGLTGDSQSEYVRETVNELFEKGYCCVVFNYRGRGGVKLKTARTYSATNIEDLTEVLKHIKSKRPNSPIAGIGFSMGGTLLGTFLMSSEQEKNKHLVTGILISVPWNVKQACKNAESSWLMRKMGENLSHHLRSVVVKNKDVVFKQDTDGALDYNMIKQCNTIREFDTAYTIKIFNYSNVYHYYEDATLSNKLHLINVPCLCLSAADDPFLYFRDIPVNEADKHENLAILVTSGGGHVGYLDTFWPFTNNNFMLKLIQQYFDAIMVDKNYEKFVNL